The window CCTATAAATCTGTAACAGGCCATGCCAGGAGAACCCCAAAGAAGAGACTATTTGGGATCCTGAAAAAGGAAGAGTTCGACGAAGAgccatgtttgctgatgacaatcaggaagaagatgaagatgacaGTGAGGAAgagagtgatgatgatgatgaagaaaatgaagatgAGGATGATATGAGTGAGGAAGAGTATGAGGTAGATAAAGATAATGACAAGGAAGTGTCAGATGCAGAAGACTGTGGACCACTCAAGCGACGGAAATTGAAGCAAGATGTAGAAATAGATGAAGCATTGGCTTTTGCGGATAGCAATGATGAGTTGGAGAAGAGTGAGCAGGAGAGTAGTGATGACGATGATGACAGTATTTTGGGCAAGGAAGACGTGTGTAAGAACAAAAGGCAAATTGCAGTTCGAGATTCTGGACATTGCACTGATGAGGAACTCCAAATTTCAGATGAAGAACATAATAATTTAATGAAACAAGCCAAAGTCAGCATTACAAAGTCAGAGtcttctgaaaataaagatgatgAAGAGATGTGTTTTGAAACTGCTGGTTAGTATCCTCAATCTTTGCATAGTTGTCCAATAATCTCAAGTGCCCCTTTCCTTTAAATTACTTATGCGGAAATGCTTTCTTGTGTCCACTTATATCTAATTCCCTCCATGCAGGTGCTCTTCACTGGAAAGAGGGGCTAGCTAAAAAGGCAGCAGAAGCATTTTTTCGGCAACAGCAGACGGCGCCCAACTTGCGCAAACTTGTTTATGGCAAAGGtggtgtttttaaattaaattctctTAAAACTGGATGCTGAATATGTATGTGACAGAGAAATTAAGTGTAATTTTGAataggttttgtttttgtgtagtaTAGAAATGTTTGTTGATATACAGGTCAAAAAACAGTCTTCCATTGAGTGGCTGGTGTTGCCTCTGCTATGTCTAAAAAGGATTTTagagaagctgttgtattgtagaAAGATTGTTGAGCAATATATCTTTAgagctttcttttttaaattccctTTGCCTCATCAGTAATGGATGATGAAGAAGAGAAAGCAGAAGAGGAGGAATTAGGTGGGCTCTTCCACGTCAGCCGTCCTAAGGCACAGATGAGGTGCAGAGCCAATGGAATAGACTGTTCTCGCTACCCTGTAGACATAGAACGTGATTGGGATTGTGAAGAGGTGATTTGTTTAGTGTAATATCATTCTTTTCTGCCGAATCATTTTTTGTTCTAGCATTAGACATTTCATGCAGTGCTTGTTGCCCTTTATCTAGCTTGTAGTTGTGTTATTGGATTGGTGCCTCTACTCTTTTTCAGGTGCTGGACTCTATTAGGGACTGCTTTGTTACTGGAAATTGGGACAAGAATGAAGATGCTGCAAAGCTACTGCAAGAAGATGgtagtgattcatttttctcatttGCAGTGGAAATGTACAACTTTGTGTCCTTCCATGTTTTTACCTTGTTTAAAATTTCTGTCACAGATGAGCTTTATGGAGACTTTGAGGACCTTGAGACCGGTGAGGTATACCAAGGGGATACTGATAAGGACAAAGACCAATCTGATGTAAGAattatttgaacaaaattaaataagttagAAGTTGGCATAATTGTATGTAAGAGAGACTGTTTTCTCTCCAGCAGGAAGATACTGGAGGTGATGAGGatgagaaagaggaagaagaaaaggagaaagcAGAAAAGAATGAGCGTTTAGATAAAAAGAAACGTCTAAAGGAGAAATTTGATTTAGAATATGATGAGGGGGAATCCACCTACTTTGATGACCTTAAAGGAGAGATGCAACGCCAAGCACAGGTAAAATGAAATAACCTTGAAAGTGGACTAGATGTTTTCAAAAAACTAAACTTTTGAACCTAAAGGGCACATAATTAAgtaaagattattttaataattgtagtagattttatatttctaatttaatCCCACCTTTCTGGAGCTTGAATGCTGAACTCGATcttacatgctttctcagttaaACCGAACCGAGTTTGAGAATGTGGATGATGAGACCAGAGTGCAGTATGAGGGATTCCGACCTGGCATGTATGTTCGCATTGAAATAGAGAGTGTGCCCTGTGAATTTATTTCCAACTTTGACCCAAACTACCCCATCATCCTTGGGGGACTTGGCAATCAGGAAGGCAGTATAGGATACCTGCAGGTGAGTACCTAAGCctgcaaataaaaacattataaaatgtatGCACTTTAAAAGTGTGCGAGACATGGTTCCATACAGCACTTAAGTGTTTCTCATGTGATTCATAATTGTTTACTCTTCGTCTTAGATGCGAGTAAAGAAACATCGATGGTACCAGCGGATTCTGAAAACACGAGACCCACtgattctgtctttaggctgGCGTCGTTTTCAGACCATTCCACTTTACTACGTTGAAGATCATAATGGACGTCAGCGACTTCTTAAATACACCCCTCAACACATGCATTGTGGAGCTGCCATCTGGGGTAAGAGGCTGAAATAATACTCCAGTATAAAATTGTAtctaaagaaaaaagtttttaaaacacaaacagaTGAAATTAGTAGATTTGCTATAATGTTATTATAAGAAGAAAATGAGCTTTTCATAATAACTGTTTTGAAGCACAGTAGGCTTGAAAAATCTTTTGATGAATTTAATAATGCAAGGGGAAAAGGGGCTTTTATAAGGTTAAATTTATGAGTTGGGTGATTAACCTTTGAatatataatgacaataaattgaattaaattcaaACTAGTTAATGGTGAATCATACACATACCACAAATATCAGTCTTCATATCTTGTGTAGTTACACTaagaaatattatttcttttatgttaACTTCAGAAAGGATTCTTAATTGGATTTACCACAACCTTAATTTTTcagcagcattttttaaaaattctgaagTACTGTAGTATGAGAAAATGTAGCTAAATTATGAGTATATATTATTGtatcaaaaagaaaatacaatactATTTTGACTAAACGTTACATCAAAACATTTAGTATCCTTCCAGTTTTTTGCCTTTTACCTTCTTCTGacccttttaatgttttttttgtttttactatatGATATTGTGCATGTATGTTTTTTCCCAGGCATAATGCTGATGCACCTCCTTTTTTATCTAGAATGCTAGAACAGTGAAGTTTTACATCTGCACAAGAtatttgcatttttcaaaaatgtgtttattggTGAAATGCCTTTATTTTGAAGTCTATGCAAGTAATCTGCATAGTTCTGTTATTTATTATAGGTATTAAACTTAAGGAAATCAATGGGAAgtagtaaaaaagtaaaagaaatttacTGTGTTTTGTAATTACATATTTGtactttaatatattattatgtcaaataataaaCTTTTGGGGTTATTGTATGTTTGGAACATACAAGGAGGAAGATCTGGACCTGctagttaatatattttttttaattgagatgGTGGTTAACTGTAGTCTTTTTCCATATGTTTATTTTAGGACCCATCACTCCACAGGGCACAGGTTTCCTTGCAATACAGTCATTAGCTGGAGGCAAGGTAAAGCACTTTTAGGTTATTTACCTTACTATATGGTATATTGCATGTGTATCAATACTTATGAATATGCATTGGCTGGTATGAGTATATGCATAAGAAGATTTGTGTCAAATTTTACTGCTAAAGTTTAGTCCTAGGCATCATTTTTTTGCAGGCTGGATTCCGAATTGCAGCCACTGGCGTTGTTCTAGACTTGAACAAATCTGTTACTATAGTTAAGAAGTTGAAACTAATTGGTTTCCCATATAAGATCTACAAGAATACTGCTTTTGTTAAGGTATGTATCTTATATATGGAATGTAGCATAGACATTTTGGCGCACACCaatttacttttttgtcttttttttttttgctcacattAAAATAATGGTAAATTTTTGTTATAGGGGATGTTCAATTCCATTTTAGAGGTGGCAAAATTTGAGGGAGCAATCTTGCGAACAGTAAGTGGGATTCGTGGGCAGATTAAAAAGGCCTTGCACACTCCTGGGGCCTTCCGAGCCTCCTTTGAAGATCGATTGCTTATGAGTggtaagaaattaattttatttgtttgttgtttactCAGTCAATTATATAGTACAGTACTTCTAATACATCCAATTAAGAACactataacagaaaaaatgacaaattaagcaGTGTATAGAATcatatttgtttcttttgaaaaaaataaaaatggttaaaaCATATGCAATATCAATCCAATGAAGAGCAAGTATATTTCATATAAATGTTTCGAATGGAAGTGAACAAGCATACCACCTATGCTCAGCAGTTACTTATTAGTGTATTTCAGTGTTAtaattactgcatttattttgtcTAAAggtatttaagtaaaaaaaattgtaattgtaatccaTTGCTGCTGAATTTGCATTACAAAGGTCCTGAATTCAGCCATTAAGTATAATGGCAGGTATCCCATCCACTTAACacaagaattaccaaagcctatgaaaaaacgtgTAAATCCAgcctaccttaaatcccttcgcacttctccgtcagtgtcttttgtcttgtaaatgtgccgatcaagacaagcagcctactattccatcctcccaccaccacagaacgggcacaaagttctccccaTTCCAGccctgattatctgggagtgaattgctggagttttagaatggaaataatagatgcatttcatgtgtgttccgtttctacaataatctgtgtaaacacgttgttaaaacagaaacgtttttcatattttagtcataaatgaaaaaaatttaaacgtaaactatataatgtgtaaagcctgaagtccaaagatcaaataaacactttcacaaaaaggttCAACGATGatgcaacagcttctgtggtgcagtggcaagaattgctgatttgtaatcaagagttccccGGTTCTATCCTGACTCtcgtatatttactgttttgggtagtgaactgctcttattgttaacattatacaataaaaacatgcatttgatttgcatctgtaacagctggtgtacacttatagtacttgtaaaagttaggctgttttttttttttgtttgtttgttttttgttttttttttttactttttttctcttggtcacgatcacgatacatactacacCCCCTCCCCCAAGGAATCTGaggctgttagtttttatttgaaactgggaataactgtagatgtgagtggtgttttgagacagtcGAACTAGAAATTCCctaatctggagggataaaagctgacacacaaacgctggtgaatctgccttattcgtatctcattgtcacttgatttttaaaatttttcaaatttatttatttatttttattcagttttattgagtgttcctgcttacactgaattagtatgtgccttatggtccatgatgtcaaagccacactgacaaaaaacagagacacagatatgtatatatgatatttggaattattcattttatgacctgtatagtacatttcggaaaacattgtggcactgatgtaacattattcatattcattcgcataccatcttgcagttgtaatcagtgaccgcttGTTCTCCCCCCCCAATCTTGCCCAGTTTCCACATTTTGGTGtgtggtggtgtttcttttgtactccaggacatgtagAGAAaagaaagttcctctgcaaggtgagccatgaacacttcttttctcagtggaccccgtacatgccttgcacagtacatgcgCGTTGATCGCCACCAgatcaagcttgttatagcacaagcaaccagccacctgtgtgctcctgctcacactgaataagctcacgccttgtCAGCGCAGCACcaggggaaaaaaagagaaagagacaaatatatgtgacattttgaagaaaacattttatgacctgaatagtaccaatcagaaaacatcatcgcactaatgcaatattatttgaaagtgaacagcatcagatcgggtgtgaatttatgctggcgctgttatttagggtcagatcaggaggggaggaagataaatttacacccaatctgttcgttttcaaataacattgtattagtgtgatgatgttttctgattgggactattcaggtcataaaataatttcttcaaaatgtctcatatatttgtctctttctattTTTCCCCGGTGCTGAactgacatcatgcaccagaaggcatgagcttatttaGTACGAGCAGGAACacacaggtggccagttgcttgtgctataacaagcctGACCTGGCACCAATCAACACgtatgtactgtgcaaggcatgcatgggatccactgagaaaaaaagagtgttcatggctcaccttgcagaggaattttctttcctctgcatgtcctggagtacaaaagaaacaccaccatgcaccaaaatatggagactgggcaagatcaggaaaaaaaaaaaacacgtggtcactgattacaaccacaagaaggtatgcaaatgaatatgaataatgtgacatcagtgccacaatgttttccaaaatctactatacaggtcataaaatgaataattccaaatatcgtatatactgtatatatatacctatgtctctgttttttgtcagtgtggctttgacatcatggatcataaagcgcatactaattcagcataagcagaaacactcaataaaactgaataaaaaaaaatcaagtgacaatgagataggaagaaggcagattcaccagcgttttcttggcagcttttatccctccagatcagagaatttccagttcgattgtctcaaaacaccactcacatctacagttattcccaatttcagataaaaattaacagcatcagatccctgggttggggcggtagtatgtatcgtgatcgtgacagagaataaaagtgaaaaaaaacctaacttttacaagtcctataaatttacaccggctgttacagacgcaaatcaaatgtatgtgtttattgtataatgttaacaataagagcagctcactactcaaaacggtaaatata of the Erpetoichthys calabaricus chromosome 2, fErpCal1.3, whole genome shotgun sequence genome contains:
- the bms1 gene encoding LOW QUALITY PROTEIN: ribosome biogenesis protein BMS1 homolog (The sequence of the model RefSeq protein was modified relative to this genomic sequence to represent the inferred CDS: deleted 1 base in 1 codon), translating into MKEEKQQHKTHQKKHSGPKAERKKRKRQQEQQAGTNEEDGRKRNPKAFTVHSAVRMARTFHRTQDLKTKKHHAPIVDRSPQEPPPFLVVVVGPPRVGKSTLIRCLIKNFTKQKLTEINGPVTIVSGKKRRLTFIECGNDISTMIDLGKVADLVLMLIDASFGFEMETFEFLNICQVHGFPKIMGVLTHLDSFKNNKQLRKTKKRLKHRFWTEVYQGAKLFYLSGMVHGEYQNQEIRNLGRFISVMKFRPLVWQTSHPYVLADRMEELTDPEAVRLNVKCDRKISLYGYLRGAHLKNKSQIHIPGVGDFTVSDLSFLPDPCPLPEEQKKRALNEKERLLYAPMSGVGGLVYDKDAVYIDLGGSHAQEEPRPSAELVQSLISTHSTIDAKMAVSKVSLFSGSVALQSDELQDEEPCQENPKEETIWDPEKGRVRRRAMFADDNQEEDEDDSEEESDDDDEENEDEDDMSEEEYEVDKDNDKEVSDAEDCGPLKRRKLKQDVEIDEALAFADSNDELEKSEQESSDDDDDSILGKEDVCKNKRQIAVRDSGHCTDEELQISDEEHNNLMKQAKVSITKSESSENKDDEEMCFETAGALHWKEGLAKKAAEAFFRQQQTAPNLRKLVYGKVMDDEEEKAEEEELGGLFHVSRPKAQMRCRANGIDCSRYPVDIERDWDCEEVLDSIRDCFVTGNWDKNEDAAKLLQEDDELYGDFEDLETGEVYQGDTDKDKDQSDEDTGGDEDEKEEEEKEKAEKNERLDKKKRLKEKFDLEYDEGESTYFDDLKGEMQRQAQLNRTEFENVDDETRVQYEGFRPGMYVRIEIESVPCEFISNFDPNYPIILGGLGNQEGSIGYLQMRVKKHRWYQRILKTRDPLILSLGWRRFQTIPLYYVEDHNGRQRLLKYTPQHMHCGAAIWGPITPQGTGFLAIQSLAGGKAGFRIAATGVVLDLNKSVTIVKKLKLIGFPYKIYKNTAFVKGMFNSILEVAKFEGAILRTVSGIRGQIKKALHTPGAFRASFEDRLLMSDVVFLRSWFPVSVPQFYNPVTSLLQPVGGKDKWTGMRTVGQLRHDLQVNLPHNKDSLYKPIIRKMRHFNPLHIPKDLQRMLPFKSKPKLQEKKGNVPKNLQRPAVIKEPHERKIASLLVALSTVHNYKKKAAKAKHHDQRKGFFRQKQGEEADKMKRQKEARKKIYKIIGQKEKKRQKSSLKGSGHKE